The Lutibacter profundi region AAAAAGGTATGTATGTCCAATTTGAGAGCAATCAATCTGCCATAACCGAAGGACAATTTGTTGCTTGGTATATTGATGATGAATTATTGGGGTCAGGTGTAATAGCTTAACCTTTAACACTTTTAAAGTGAAAAGATTCAATTAAAATCAGTAATTTTGAGTATGTAATCCCAAATAAATTAATGTGAAAATAAAATTACTCTTATTTTTTTTATTTTTTTCACTGGTAAAATTAGTTGCTCAGGTAGAGGATGCTTGGGTTTATTTTAGTGATAAGCCCAGTGAAGTATCATTTGTTTCAGCACCTTTAACAATGCTCACACAGAGAGCTTTAGATAGAAGAACGCGATACAATATACCAATAGATTTTAAAGATATACCAGTTGAAGCATCTTACATTACCCAAGTTCAAAATACTACAGGTATTAGTGTAAAGGCAAAATCTAAATGGCTAAACGCCATACATGTACAAGGGCTTCAAAGTGACATTAATAATCTATTAAATTTAAGTTTTGTTGCACAAATTGAATATGCTAATAAATTATTAAATACTAGTGGTAAAGAAGTTGTAAACAAAATAATTACTCAAAAGAAAAAGAGTTTAGATTTTAAATCAGATTTTAATTATGGGAATGCATCCAATCAAATTCAGATGTTGAAAGGAGATGTGTTACATCAAAATAATTTTACAGGAGAAGGAATACAAATAGCCGTTATTGATGCTGGATTTCCTAATGTAGATAACTTTACTGCTTTTCAACGAATTCGTGATAATAATCAAATTTTAGGCGGATACGATTTTGTAAATAGAAGCACCAATTTTTATACAGGGCATTATCACGGTATGGCAGTACTTTCAACAATTGCTGGCTATATTGACAATGAATTTATAGGTACTGCACCTGATGCTAAATTTTATTTATTTATTTCAGAAGATTATTTAAATGAAACTCCACTTGAAGAAAGTTTGTGGGTTGAAGCTGCAGAAAGAGCTGATAGTTTGGGTGTTGATGTTATAAATACGTCATTAGGATATACAACTTTTGACAATTCGAATTATAATCATTCATATAGCGATATGGATGGGCAAACTACTTTTATTTCTAGAGGAGCAGAAATTGCTTTTTCACGTGGAATGATTGTAGTAAACGCTGCGGGTAATGAGGGAAGTAGTTCATGGAAATATATTAGTGCACCTGCTGATGCCACTTCGGTTTTAAGTATTGGAGCCGTAGATGCTTTAGGTGTAATTGCTAGTTTTAGTTCATTTGGGCCAACACCTGATGGTAGAATAAAACCTGATATTTGTACTCAAGGAGCCAATGTTTATATAATAAATTCTTCAGGTGTTACTGCTACCTCTAACGGAACGTCTTTTGCTTCTCCAATAGCAACCGGAGTTATTGCTTGTTTATGGCAGGCATTTCCAGATAAGACAAATACTGAAATAATTCAGCTTGTTAAAGAATCATCACATTTATATGCAAGCCCTACCGCTCAGGAGGGATATGGTATTCCAAATTTCGAAACAGTATATAATGTTCTTGATATTGATATGAATGAAACTATAGAGTTTACATTGTTTCCCAATCCAACAAATAGTAGCATCAATTTTAAATTTCCAAGAAATATTGAAAAAATTGAAGTTAATATATATAATTTATTAGGGAAAAAAGTATTTCAAAAAAATATTCAACAAAATGCTCCTGTGGTTGATGTGTCTTATTTATCTAGTGGTATTTACCTAGTTCAAATAAAGGGAGATAACAAAATAGAAACACTAAAATTGATAAAAAATTAAATGACAAATCGTATTACGAAACTTTTTGATATTAAATTTCCAATCATTCAAGGAGGAATGATTTGGAATAGTGGTTGGAAACTTGCTTCTGCAGTAAGTAATGCAGGTGGTTTAGGATTAATTGGAGCAGGGTCTATGTATCCTGAGATTTTAAAAGAGCATATTCAAAAGTGCAAAAAAGCAACCAATAAACCTTTTGGAGTTAATGTTCCAATGCTATACCCTAACATTGAGGAAATTATGCAAATTATTATTGATGAAGGAGTTGAAATTGTATTTACTTCAGCAGGAAATCCAAAAACATGGACTTCTTTTTTAAAAGAAAAAGGTATTATTGTTGTACATGTAGTAAGTAGTGTAAAATTTGCTGTAAAATCTGAATTAGCCGGTGTTGATGCAGTTGTTGCTGAAGGTTTTGAAGCCGGTGGGCATAACGGGCGAGAAGAAACCACTACGTTCACATTAATTCCTATGGTAAAAGAGAAACTAAAAATTCCTGTGATTGCAGCAGGTGGTATTGCAACCGGAAGAGGTATGTTGGCTGCTATGGTTTTAGGTGCTGATGGAGTTCAAATAGGAAGTAGATTTGTTGCAAGTAATGAGGCATCTTCTCATATTAATTTTAAAGAAGAAGTTGTTAAAACCCAAGATGGTGATACACAATTAACATTGAAAGAATTAGCACCTGTTAGATTGATTAAAAATCAATTTTACAATGAATTACATGATTTATATCAACAAAACCCAACTGTTGAACAGTTGAAAGAAAAGTTGGGAAGAGCAAGAGCTAAAAAAGGAATGTTTGAGGGAGATATAAAAAATGGTGAACTTGAAATTGGACAGGTTGCAGGGTTAATTCACGAAATTAAACCAGTAAGTGTAATTGTACAAGAAATTGTGAATGAATTTAACGAAGTAAGTTCTTCATTTTCTTCAAAATTTATTTTTTAGCAGGAAGTTGTTTATCTTCTTTTTTTGGCATTGGACCACGTAAATGTATTACCAATCCGTTTAAAAAATTTCGTAATATTTGATCTCCACATTCCATATATTTTGGGTGGTCTTCCTTTCTAAAAAAAGCTCCTAGCTCACTTTTAGAAATTTTAAAATCTACCAAAGCACATATTTTTACAATATCATCATCTCGTAATTTTAGTGCAACACGTAATTTTTTAAAAATATCATTATTTGTTAATCCCATTAGGCAAAGATACTATTTTTTCAATGCTAACTGCATTTGTTTTACTGTTTGTGTACTATTATCATGACTCCAGCCAGGAGGGCCAAAAATATACATAAATTTATGATACCAATTTTTTGATTTTTTAGTGTCATTCCAAATATCTTTGTATTCATGTGTTAGTATTACCCAAGGGTTATATGAATCTGGGGCGTGAGTAACACCATATTCTATAGCAACTGTTTCATCTAATTCTTTCCAAGAACCAAATATTTTATCGAAAATATTCAAAAAACCGCCATGGTTCTTATCCATATACTCCACATTTTTTGCGTGATGAACTTGATGCATTGTGTGTGTATTAAATATTTTTTCAATGAATCCCATTTTTGGAATATACTTTGTATGTAGTTGAAATTGCCATAAAGCTTCTATACCTAAACATACAACAACCATTTCAGGTCTAAAACCTAATGCAGGAATCCACATATAAAACAAAGGTTTATATAAAATTGTAAACCAACCATTTCTAACAGCAGTACCTAAATTATAATTATCGGATGAATGATGAACAATATGAGCAGCCCATAAAAAGCGTACCATATGATTCTGTCTATGGAACCAATAATAGGTAAAATCATCTAAAATTTGACAAGCTATCCAAATATACCAAGCATAGCCGAAAGATTCCCATCCCATAATATTTGTTCTTACACCATTAATTTCTGGATTAAATATTTCAAAAATAAAATTAAATATAACAATTGCTGAAATAGTTTTAATTAGTGGAGCAATTATAGCAGAGCCAACACCCATAAATAGACTTGAGCCTAAGTCTTTCAAATGATATAGTTTTTTATTATTGTGACTTTTACTATAGGTATATTCAAGTAAAATAAGCGCTAAGAAGAAAGGTACTCCGTACACTAAAGGGTTTGTAAAATTCATTTAGTATTTTTAAGATTCGAAAAATAGTAATAAATTATGGAACCTTAATTATTTATTGAAAAAGATATTGCTATTTGTTATTAAATTAAATAATATTTTAAGATTTAAGAGTTTCTATTTTGTAAATATTAATTTAATGGCTACAATTAACATCATAACACCAAAAATCTTTTTTAACATCCTTTGGTCAATTTGTAGCGCAATTTTTGAACCTAAAAAACCACCAATCATAAATAAAACAGCCACAAGTAAAGCTATTCTCCAATCTATATTTCCGCCTTCACCAGCAGTATGATAGTTGTAAACGGCAAAAAAAGTAACAGGAGGCAGCATAACGGCTAAACTTAATCCTTGCGCATTATGCTGTGTTAAACCTAAAAACAAAATAAATAGGGGAACCATAATAATTCCACCACCAATGCCTACCAATCCACTTAAAATTCCTGCTAATAAACCTATGATACTTAAAATAATAATTGTTGTTAACGTCATTTTCATCTATAAATTTTATTTTTTAGGGGTAAACAGTTGCTGTTCGCTATTAATCATTCCTTTGTGTATCAAAATTTGTTATGTTCGTTTCATATTAGTTTTCAATAGGAATTTTTAGTTGATACAATTTTCTTGATTTATTATTTAATTTATTTTCACGTAACCAAGGGTTGTGTAGTTTTAAAACTTTATAATTGATTCCTAATTTTTTAGAAAAAACAGCAATATTAGAAATTACAGTATCAACTTCAATAATTTTTGTAGGAGTTAGTTTATACAAATCCTCTGTATCAAAAAGGAAACCATATTTTGTAGGGTTTGTTAATATTTCTTTTAAAGCAACCATTCTAGGAACATAACGTTGTGTTTCTTCTCCCAGAAGTAAATCGTAATAATCAGTCACTTTTTGTGCTTCAATTTTTTTAGCGACACCTCTTATTCCAGCATTGTAGGCCGCAGCGGCCATTGTCCAACTTCCAAAACGCTCTTTGGCTTTTTTTAGATAATCACAAGCTGCTTGTGTTGCTTTTTCTAAATGGTAACGTTCATCAATATTCTCATTAATTTCTAATCCGTTTTCTCTACCAGTACCTTTCATAATTTGCCAAAATCCTTTGGCACCAGCAGGAGAAGTTACATTTTGTAATCCACTTTCTATAACGGCTAAATATTTAAAGTCATTTGGAATACCATTTTTTGCTAAAATAGGTTCAATAATAGGAAAGTATTTGTGAGTTCTTTTAAAAAGGAGTAATCCATTAGATTGCCAATAGGTATTTACCAATAATTCTCGGTCAATACGTTCTTTAATATCAGCTTTTTCTATAGGTACATGTTCTCCTGCAAATTCAAGATTTAAGGGTACTTTTAAGGCTCTAATTTGATAAGTTTCACTAGTGTTTTTGTCACTTTCATTTATTTTGTTGCTTTCTTTTATCGTTTTTGTTTCTCTTGCAAAAATTAATAATGAACTTATCATTATAATGGCAACTAAACCTAAAATTTTAACTAAATTATTCATAACATAAGGTATTTGTTGATGTAAATTACAATTTATTTTGGATTTTAGATAAAAAAGTATGCTATTTTAACAGCAAAAGAGAATCAGCAATTATTTTACTAATTATTTTTGCTTTGTTAAGTATCATAACATGAGTACCATTTTTGATTTCAACACAATTTTTAATATGTTTGATGGGGAAAATATTGTCGTTAGTACCATGAATATGTAGTAAATTCTCTATGGGTTTAGTTTGGTTCCAATGCAAAACATTGTAAATGGCCCAATTCAAGTAATTACTATTTCTAACAGATAAGTATTTTTTATAGAGTTCAACTTTAGTTTTTGCTTTTTTACCAAAAGCATATATTGTAAATTCTTCAATATTTGTAATTACTTTTGTTGGAAATAGTTTGTATGCCTTCGTTTTTTGAATAATTTTTAATCTTTTAGGCAATTCATTTGAAGTTTTAACACTTGAAATAATAATTACTTTTTTAGGATTTAAATGCTTACTCATTTCTTGTGCAATAATACCTCCAAAAGAAACACCTACAATAACAGGATTACTGTTGGTTATTGAGTCTGTCATTCTTTTAGCATAATCTTGTATAGATTCATGTTCTGAGAGTGGAATTAACCATTCCAAAAAATGGAGTTCAAAGTCAGTTTCAGAGAATTTTAAAAACTCAAAAATTTTAGAGCTTGCAGCTAAACCTGGAACAAAATAAATATGAATTTTAGTTTTTTTCATTAATTAAATTAAGCATAAGTAGGAACGTCTATCCAGTTAAAACGAACAATTCCATCTTCATCAATTTCAGTTAACTTTATATGTTGAAGTGTATTTACCAAGGCTGGATTCCAAGGGGTTTTTACCTTCACATAATTTTCTGTAAACCCATGAATAAACCCTTCTTTATTTTCGTTTTCAAACAGCACTGTTAATTTATTTCCTAACTGACTTTCATAAAAAGCTCTACGTTTTTTTACGGATAAACCACGCAACATTTTACTGCGTTTATTTCTAACTTTTTGAGGAACAATTTCAGCCATTTCAACAGCCTCAGTATTTGGTCTTTCTGAATAGGTAAAAACATGTAAATACGAAATATCCAACTCGTTAAGGTAATTATAGGTTTCTAAAAAAAGTTCGTCTGTTTCACCCGGAAACCCAATGATTACATCAACACCTATACATGCGTTAGGCATTACTTTTTTAATAGTTTCAACCCTGTTATCATAAGTTTCTCTTAGATAACGACGCTTCATTTTCTTTAATAATTTATTGCTACCACTTTGTAAAGGGATATGAAAATGAGGGACAAAACTATTAGATTGTGCAACAAAATTTATAGTTTTGTTAGTAAGTAAATTTGGTTCTATGGAAGAAATTCGTAACCGATGAATGCCCTTAACCTTATCTAACGCTTGTACTAACTCAAAAAAGGTATGTTCGTGTTTTTTATTTCCAAACTCACCCTTGCCATAATCTCCTATGTTTACACCTGTTAGTACAATTTCTTTAATACCTTTTTCTGAAATTTCTTTGGCATTTTTTAGAACATTCTCTAAAGTATCACTACGTGAAATACCTCTAGCTAATGGAATTGTACAGTATGTACATTTATAATCGCATCCATCTTGAACTTTTAAAAAAGCGCGTGTTCTATCTCCAACAGAGTAAGACCCAACGTAAAAATCAGCTTCTTCAATTTCACATGAGTGAACTTCACCCATCTCATTTTTTGAGAGGTCATTTATATAATCAGTTACCTTAAATTTTTCTGTGGCTCCTAACACCATATCTACACCGTCAACAGCTGCTAATTCTTCAGGTTTTAATTGAGCATAACAGCCTATAGCAATTAAAAATGCGTTTTCATTTTGTTTTAAAGCTGACCTTACAATTGTTTTAAAACGTTTGTCCGCATTGTCAGTTACTGAACATGTATTTATAACATAAATATCGGCCTTTTCATCAAATTCAACACGATTAAACCCTTCGCTCTGAAAGTTTCGAGCAATGGTTGAAGTTTCTGAAAAATTTAATTTACATCCCAATGTGTAAAATGCAACTTTTTTTTGTGCGCTCATTCTTGTACATTTATCGGATGCAAAAGTACAGAATTTTATTTTTATAATATGATTGCAAATACGCCAAAACCACCTTATTATGCTGTAATATTTTCGTCAATTAGAGCTAAGGAAGATGTGAGTTATAGCGAAATATCAGATAAAATGATTGAATTAGCCCAACAACAGGAAGGTTTTTTAGGAATGGAATCTGCTAAAAATGAAATAGGGATAACTGTTTCTTACTGGGATAGTTTAGAAGCAATTAAAAATTGGAAAATGAATGTTGACCACGCAGAAGCAAGAGAAAAGGGGAGAAGTATTTGGTATGAAAAATTTAAGGTTAGAATAAGTAAAGTAGAACGAGATTACGGGTTTGACAGCTTTAGTCTAAAGAAATAGCCTAAAAATAGTTGATATTCTAACTGTTTTTAGGCTTGCTTAAATTTTAGTTATTGTTTTCAACAATATAATCTAGCATTTTTTTAACTAAATGAACTCTATCAACTCCACGAACATTGTGTTTGTGCATTGGATAAGTAAAAAAGTCTAGTTGTACTTTATTTTTTACAGCTTCTTGTAATAAAGTCATGCTGTGTTGTGGCACAACAGTTGGATCAACACTTCCAATAATAAGTAATAATTTTCCATCCAAATTTTTGATATAATTATGCACTCTTGCTTTTTTATAACCTTCAGGATTTTCTTGTGGAGTATCCATATAACGTTCACCATACATTACTTCATAATATTTCCAATCTGTAACAGGACCTCCAGCAACAGCAGTTGTAAATACTCCTGGATTGCGTAACATTAGGCTTGTGGTCATAAACCCACCATAACTCCATCCGTTTATAGCAATTCTATTACTATCAACATAATCTAACGATTTCAAATAGTTGATTCCTGTTAACTGATCTTCAATTTCAATATCTCCTAAATGTCGGTGAATAATACTTTCAAAGGCAAATCCTCTATTAGCAGAGCCTCTGTTATCGAGTGTAAACACAATATAGTTTTCTAATGTAGCAAACGCAGGCATCCATAAGCTAGAACCAGCAAGCCAAGAATTAGTAACTAGTTGAGCGTGTGGTCCACCGTAAACGTATATCAAAACTGGGTATTTTTTTGAAGCATCAAAATCTGCAGGTTTTGTTATTTTTGCGTATAAATTGGTTCCATCATCAGCTTTTAAGGTTATAAAATTAGTTGTTCCTAGTTTGTAACCTTTTAGTGGGTTTTTAGCAGAAAAAATAACAGTTATTTTACCATTTTTGGTGTTTGCAATTTCAATATTACGAGGGATATTAATATTGCTGTATGAATTAATTAGGTAATTTCCATCAAAACTAAGTTGCGTTGTGTGTGTGCCTTCTTGTTCAGTTATGCGAGTGTATTTACCTGTTTTTAAGTTTACTTTGAATGTGTGATGTTCTCTTGGGTCAACACCTGTACCTGTTATAAATACATTTTTCCCATTTTTATCAAACCCTAAAATACCCGTAACTACCCATTTAAAGTTGGTAACTTGTTTTTCTAGTTTGCCTTCGGTAGTGTATTGGTATAAATTCATAAAACCATCACGTTCACTAAGCCATAGAAAATTAGTGGTGCTATTGGGTAAAAATACGGCGTCGTGCTCAGGTTCAGTCCACTTTTCATTTGTTTCTTCAAATAAAGTAGTTGTTTTTTTTCCTGTTTCAGCGTTGTAACTATTATACCATACATGGTTCTGAGCTCTGTTTATTTCGGCAACGAGCACATATTTTTCATCAGGAGTCCACGATAAATTGGTTAAATAATGTTCATCAGAAGTGTCAATATCAAGATAAATAGTTTTAGATGTTTTTAGGTTGAAAATACCAATTTTAGCTTTTTCACTCCCTTGTCCTGCCATTGGGTATTTAATATTATTTAATGAAGCAGGGTAAGTAGTAATATCAACTAAAGGATAGTTAGTGACATTACTTTCATCTTTTTGATAAAAGGCTAACAAATTACCTTTCGGGCTCCAAAAGGTGCCTTTTACGATACCAAATTCACTTCTGTGAATTGCTTGTCCTGAAACTATATTTTTATCATTTATTGAAGTTACTGCAATTTTTGATGATGAAGCAGTTTCTATATATAAATTATTGTCTAACGTATAGGCAATTGCCTTGGCTTTTGGGTTGTATTCAGCATTTTTAGCCTCTTTTTCAAAAAGAACAGGTGTTTCTTTTGAATTATTTAAGTAATTAAATAATTCAATAGTATTTTCATTTCTAAATGTAAGTGTTGTGGTTGAAACTTCTTGTAAACGAGGAAGACGCTTTAATGTTGGGTATTCTTTTTGAAGTTGTTTTAAAGAAATAGTAGCAGTAATTTTATTCGATTTTGCATTTGTAAAAATGAATTTATTATTTTCTTGAAATACATAAGTGTTAGCGTTGTTAACCCAATGTAAATTGTTTAATGTTTTAGGATACAAGCCTTTGTAGAAACCTAAAACAGCATTTTCAAGAGTTAATTCTTTTTGTTGAGAGAAACCTAAGAAGTATGCAAATAAAAATAGAAATGGTATTATTTTTTTCATGAGTAAGTTTTTTAATGGTTTACAAAGTTAAAGATTAATCGTTTTTAATCACTGATTATTATCACTTTGGGTATTAAAGTTCAACCGAGCCATAATTGGAAAATGATCGGAATATTTAACATTAAATGTTTTAAAATTATTGACTTTAATTTGTTTACTGGCTAAAATAAAATCGATACGAAAAGGAAAATATTTATAATCAAAAGTTTTTCCAAAACCACTGCCAGCAACTTCAAAAGCATCGTTTTTACCTTTTTTTAGTTGATGGTAAACCCAAGAAAATGCAGTATTGTTAAAATCTCCACATGTAATTGATTTATACCTTGTTTTTTTTTCATGCTGCATTATCAAGTTAGTTTGATTTGCCTGTTTTTTGAAAGCTTCTTCAACCCTAATTTTAAATTTTTTAGATTTTTCCTGATTAAAATAATCTTCTGTAGGACTAATTTTTAATGATTCAAGGTGAATATTATAGATTCTAACTGTGTCTTTATTTATAACTATATCAGCAAAAATGGCATTATTACTACTATTTGAGAAATCTAATGAACCGGCATCAATTATTTTATATTTAGAAAAAATGGCATGTCCAAAACGATTGTTTTTACTACTTACTTTAATGTATTTGAAAGAGTATTCAAATCCTAATTTTACAGTAGGGTTAAATTCTTGGATACATAAAATATCAGGATTTTTAGTATTTATAAAATCGTAAATGTTTTGATCAACATCCTTTTTTTCAATCCAGTTATAAAGGTTAAACATTCTAACGTTATAACTCATTACTTTAACATCAGTACTTAGTAAAACTTTTTTTCCTTAAATCTATATAAGTTGTTAATATGTTGAAAACCAATTAATAAAATAATTGTTGAAATCAAAAATTGCCGTTTTAATTTTAAAATCCAATAACATACAAATAGAAGATTTATAATAATTAAGATAGGTACTGAAAGTCCTATAAATGAAATTAATGAAATAGTATTTGGAGAAATATAATAGCTTAAAAATGAAATTAGCAAGATAGCTGCAAATAATGAGTTAATTGTTGCTATTAATTTGTTTATGAATGATAGTTTTTTCATCCGTTATTTTTTACCAGCCCTAAATAAAAAATCTTTTTCTTCTTTTGTTAAACTTTCGTAACCAGATTTGCTTATTTTATCTAAAATGTCGTCTATTTTACGTTGTTTACTTTTGGAAACTTCATTTGTTGAAGTTCTTTTTTTTGTTTTATATACTGCTTTGAATGGCGATTTCTTTTTAGGTTTTAACAAGTTACTAAAATATTCTACAATATATTCAAACCAACTTCCTATATCATTTCCTTTACTTAGTTGTTTTGTATAAATGTAACCAAAAATTGCACCACTTAAATGTGCAATAGCAGATCCTTTATCAGGGTTTGCTAGTTGTAAAATACTTAGCACTACCCAAATAGCAGCTAACACCCATAATTCTACACTTCCAATAAAACGTAATTGAAGTGAGTATCTAGGTATTTTAGTAGCAATAGCAATAAATAGGGTTGTTACTGCTGCAGAAGCTCCAGCTAAAGGAAGTGCAACAGTTTTAGCTACAAAGTAATAATATCCTAAAAATACAATTCCGCCAAAAATTCCTCCCAAAAAGTAAAAATTAATAAATTGCTTTTTGGTATAAAAATCTAAAAATAAATTACCAATATAATATAAAACTAGCAGGTTTGATAAAATATGAAATAAGTTTTGATGTATAAAAGCGTAAGATAGAAGAGTCCATGGTTTACTTAAAAAACTGTCTAAATTTGAAGGCAATGCAAACCATTCAATAATGTATTTATTGAGTAAAACGGTTATTAAAAATAAAAATACGTTGATGTAAATTGTTTTTTCAACAATGTTTGCTTTGTAATAGGCTTGCTTTATGTCATTAAATATACTCAAAACTAATTCCAACGTTTAAATTGGTTTTGTTTCCAATACCAAACAATAATAAAACCTATTAATGCACCACCAATGTGTGCCCAATGAGCAACATTTGGACCACTACCAATAGAATAGCCAGTTAAACCAAAGAATAAATCTCCTAAAATTATTAAAGGGATAAAATATTTTGCAGCAATAGGGACAGGGAAAAATATCAATGCTAGTTTTGCATTAGGGAATGCAAACCCGAAAGCAACTAGAACGCCATAAATAGCACCAGATGCACCTACCGCAGATGAATGATAAGCACCGTATATGGTAGCAAGACTTTCTTCAGAGATACGGTCTAAAATTTGAGGATTGTAACTTCCTGTAGTTAAAATATGTTGAATTTCAGAAGATGATAATCCTATATTAACCAATTTATCAGAAACAGTATTAAACTGTAAA contains the following coding sequences:
- a CDS encoding S8 family serine peptidase encodes the protein MKIKLLLFFLFFSLVKLVAQVEDAWVYFSDKPSEVSFVSAPLTMLTQRALDRRTRYNIPIDFKDIPVEASYITQVQNTTGISVKAKSKWLNAIHVQGLQSDINNLLNLSFVAQIEYANKLLNTSGKEVVNKIITQKKKSLDFKSDFNYGNASNQIQMLKGDVLHQNNFTGEGIQIAVIDAGFPNVDNFTAFQRIRDNNQILGGYDFVNRSTNFYTGHYHGMAVLSTIAGYIDNEFIGTAPDAKFYLFISEDYLNETPLEESLWVEAAERADSLGVDVINTSLGYTTFDNSNYNHSYSDMDGQTTFISRGAEIAFSRGMIVVNAAGNEGSSSWKYISAPADATSVLSIGAVDALGVIASFSSFGPTPDGRIKPDICTQGANVYIINSSGVTATSNGTSFASPIATGVIACLWQAFPDKTNTEIIQLVKESSHLYASPTAQEGYGIPNFETVYNVLDIDMNETIEFTLFPNPTNSSINFKFPRNIEKIEVNIYNLLGKKVFQKNIQQNAPVVDVSYLSSGIYLVQIKGDNKIETLKLIKN
- a CDS encoding NAD(P)H-dependent flavin oxidoreductase; this encodes MTNRITKLFDIKFPIIQGGMIWNSGWKLASAVSNAGGLGLIGAGSMYPEILKEHIQKCKKATNKPFGVNVPMLYPNIEEIMQIIIDEGVEIVFTSAGNPKTWTSFLKEKGIIVVHVVSSVKFAVKSELAGVDAVVAEGFEAGGHNGREETTTFTLIPMVKEKLKIPVIAAGGIATGRGMLAAMVLGADGVQIGSRFVASNEASSHINFKEEVVKTQDGDTQLTLKELAPVRLIKNQFYNELHDLYQQNPTVEQLKEKLGRARAKKGMFEGDIKNGELEIGQVAGLIHEIKPVSVIVQEIVNEFNEVSSSFSSKFIF
- a CDS encoding DUF1456 family protein, which gives rise to MGLTNNDIFKKLRVALKLRDDDIVKICALVDFKISKSELGAFFRKEDHPKYMECGDQILRNFLNGLVIHLRGPMPKKEDKQLPAKK
- a CDS encoding sterol desaturase family protein, encoding MNFTNPLVYGVPFFLALILLEYTYSKSHNNKKLYHLKDLGSSLFMGVGSAIIAPLIKTISAIVIFNFIFEIFNPEINGVRTNIMGWESFGYAWYIWIACQILDDFTYYWFHRQNHMVRFLWAAHIVHHSSDNYNLGTAVRNGWFTILYKPLFYMWIPALGFRPEMVVVCLGIEALWQFQLHTKYIPKMGFIEKIFNTHTMHQVHHAKNVEYMDKNHGGFLNIFDKIFGSWKELDETVAIEYGVTHAPDSYNPWVILTHEYKDIWNDTKKSKNWYHKFMYIFGPPGWSHDNSTQTVKQMQLALKK
- a CDS encoding sulfite exporter TauE/SafE family protein, which encodes MKMTLTTIIILSIIGLLAGILSGLVGIGGGIIMVPLFILFLGLTQHNAQGLSLAVMLPPVTFFAVYNYHTAGEGGNIDWRIALLVAVLFMIGGFLGSKIALQIDQRMLKKIFGVMMLIVAIKLIFTK
- a CDS encoding lytic transglycosylase domain-containing protein yields the protein MNNLVKILGLVAIIMISSLLIFARETKTIKESNKINESDKNTSETYQIRALKVPLNLEFAGEHVPIEKADIKERIDRELLVNTYWQSNGLLLFKRTHKYFPIIEPILAKNGIPNDFKYLAVIESGLQNVTSPAGAKGFWQIMKGTGRENGLEINENIDERYHLEKATQAACDYLKKAKERFGSWTMAAAAYNAGIRGVAKKIEAQKVTDYYDLLLGEETQRYVPRMVALKEILTNPTKYGFLFDTEDLYKLTPTKIIEVDTVISNIAVFSKKLGINYKVLKLHNPWLRENKLNNKSRKLYQLKIPIEN
- a CDS encoding alpha/beta hydrolase — translated: MKKTKIHIYFVPGLAASSKIFEFLKFSETDFELHFLEWLIPLSEHESIQDYAKRMTDSITNSNPVIVGVSFGGIIAQEMSKHLNPKKVIIISSVKTSNELPKRLKIIQKTKAYKLFPTKVITNIEEFTIYAFGKKAKTKVELYKKYLSVRNSNYLNWAIYNVLHWNQTKPIENLLHIHGTNDNIFPIKHIKNCVEIKNGTHVMILNKAKIISKIIADSLLLLK
- the mtaB gene encoding tRNA (N(6)-L-threonylcarbamoyladenosine(37)-C(2))-methylthiotransferase MtaB, coding for MSAQKKVAFYTLGCKLNFSETSTIARNFQSEGFNRVEFDEKADIYVINTCSVTDNADKRFKTIVRSALKQNENAFLIAIGCYAQLKPEELAAVDGVDMVLGATEKFKVTDYINDLSKNEMGEVHSCEIEEADFYVGSYSVGDRTRAFLKVQDGCDYKCTYCTIPLARGISRSDTLENVLKNAKEISEKGIKEIVLTGVNIGDYGKGEFGNKKHEHTFFELVQALDKVKGIHRLRISSIEPNLLTNKTINFVAQSNSFVPHFHIPLQSGSNKLLKKMKRRYLRETYDNRVETIKKVMPNACIGVDVIIGFPGETDELFLETYNYLNELDISYLHVFTYSERPNTEAVEMAEIVPQKVRNKRSKMLRGLSVKKRRAFYESQLGNKLTVLFENENKEGFIHGFTENYVKVKTPWNPALVNTLQHIKLTEIDEDGIVRFNWIDVPTYA
- a CDS encoding antibiotic biosynthesis monooxygenase family protein translates to MIANTPKPPYYAVIFSSIRAKEDVSYSEISDKMIELAQQQEGFLGMESAKNEIGITVSYWDSLEAIKNWKMNVDHAEAREKGRSIWYEKFKVRISKVERDYGFDSFSLKK